The following are from one region of the Corylus avellana chromosome ca1, CavTom2PMs-1.0 genome:
- the LOC132168880 gene encoding blue copper protein 1b-like, producing MGGSNFGYGLVLIITASCMLAVSTANKDWQFGFNNHWPPHKGGSHHPKYRQAAPNKVIVGGSEGWHFNFSYTNWAFKNGPFYLNDTLVFKYDPPTDNTTIPHSVYLLQNLRSFITCNLTGAEMLADVTEGGGQGFEYVLKNWKPHYFACGQHDGIHCSLGQMKFFVVPMPRWFK from the exons ATGGGTGGTTCAAATTTTGGATATGGCCTCGTCCTCATTATAACTGCTTCCTGCATGTTGGCAGTTAGTACGGCCAACAAGGATTGGCAGTTCGGGTTTAACAACCATTGGCCTCCTCACAAAGGTGGTTCCCATCACCCAAAATATAGACAGGCTGCCCCAAACAAGGTCATCGTCGGCGGCTCCGAAGGCTGGCACTTCAACTTTAGCTACACTAATTGGGCTTTCAAAAACGGCCCCTTTTACCTCAACGACACTTTGG TTTTCAAGTATGATCCGCCAACAGACAATACCACTATCCCTCACAGCGTATACTTGCTACAAAACCTTCGGAGCTTTATAACGTGCAACTTAACCGGAGCGGAGATGTTGGCCGACGTGACGGAAGGAGGCGGGCAGGGCTTCGAGTACGTGTTGAAAAATTGGAAGCCTCACTACTTTGCTTGCGGTCAGCATGATGGCATCCATTGCAGCCTTGGACAGATGAAGTTCTTTGTGGTGCCAATGCCCCGCTGGTTTAAATAA